In Vagococcus hydrophili, one DNA window encodes the following:
- a CDS encoding alpha/beta hydrolase, whose product MSVYEIGNGDQTLVFLSGGLTASPILDFKMLYDCLKDDFKIIVVEKFGYGFSSDTDMSRDIDVMLEETRELLKIKGIQSPYVLVPHSMSGIEALYWHQKYPEEVSAIIGLDMAMYEAYEMLKINLLGLKMNRLLIKVGLTKLFPKTVESDAVKYGNLNQIEKDIYNQLFHKNFTSKATLNEVKKIKENSLLIRDVNIENLPILVLVSNGKGTGIAKKRWLSIQQNLSKKSKYGKIIYYDCPHYIHNHQAKEISEEIKIFVRDKYC is encoded by the coding sequence ATGAGCGTTTATGAAATCGGAAATGGTGATCAAACACTTGTTTTTCTATCAGGTGGGTTAACAGCAAGTCCAATACTAGATTTTAAGATGCTATACGACTGTTTAAAAGATGATTTTAAAATTATTGTCGTTGAAAAATTTGGCTATGGGTTCAGCAGTGACACAGACATGTCGAGAGATATCGATGTGATGTTAGAGGAAACTAGGGAATTATTAAAGATAAAAGGAATACAATCACCATATGTATTAGTTCCACATTCTATGTCAGGAATCGAAGCTTTGTATTGGCATCAAAAGTACCCAGAAGAAGTATCAGCTATTATTGGATTAGACATGGCAATGTATGAAGCATATGAAATGTTAAAAATAAATTTACTTGGATTAAAGATGAATCGATTACTAATAAAGGTCGGTTTGACTAAATTGTTTCCTAAAACTGTAGAATCAGATGCAGTAAAATATGGTAATTTAAATCAAATTGAAAAAGATATATATAACCAATTGTTTCATAAGAACTTTACTTCAAAAGCTACCCTTAACGAGGTTAAAAAAATAAAAGAAAATAGTCTATTGATAAGGGATGTGAATATTGAAAATTTACCCATCCTAGTATTAGTTTCTAATGGGAAAGGAACAGGTATTGCAAAAAAAAGATGGTTAAGTATCCAACAGAATTTATCCAAGAAAAGTAAGTACGGGAAAATAATTTATTATGATTGTCCTCATTACATTCACAATCATCAAGCAAAAGAAATTTCAGAAGAAATAAAGATTTTTGTGAGAGATAAATATTGTTGA
- a CDS encoding GNAT family N-acetyltransferase, which yields MKDFTHPKFPTIHIKLLTTDAHLSQLNDLLNNSDAVSEFIPEGTSSDNKYLYGIFDDAKLVGVIDLIEDYPTKQAAYIHRFILEEDYVGNDLPSILYLSLEKTAQETGIKEMILDEELAKENTWTDFGFVNNKKEI from the coding sequence ATGAAAGATTTTACACATCCTAAGTTTCCAACGATCCATATTAAACTATTAACAACTGATGCTCATTTAAGCCAATTAAACGATTTATTAAACAATTCAGACGCTGTATCAGAATTCATTCCAGAAGGCACTTCATCTGATAACAAATATCTTTATGGTATTTTTGATGACGCTAAACTAGTTGGCGTGATTGATTTAATTGAAGATTATCCGACTAAACAAGCCGCTTATATTCACCGATTTATTTTAGAAGAAGATTATGTAGGAAATGATTTACCAAGCATCCTTTACCTATCTCTTGAAAAAACAGCTCAAGAAACTGGCATAAAAGAAATGATTTTAGATGAAGAATTAGCTAAAGAAAACACTTGGACTGACTTTGGTTTTGTGAACAATAAAAAAGAGATTTAA
- a CDS encoding MucBP domain-containing protein — protein MNRFDHKKLMQQKKRHKNYARITVLTSLGLGVVLANSTTVKAEDKEWAPNTSTTIKQGDKQYTIKWGDYLELISRDSGLTIGTLMKLNDSIIDANLIYEGNIIFFGDGVNAVVKDSKGNIIAKTPLTPADKEGIKKADAQKVNRATKINSKKNKDSKIIVNDNGDGTGTVTKPVKPIKPDPNKPKPPVKPDVKEVSMKIYYLQVASKDNLEEAVVLKEETVKAKKGEKITIKAKEFDNMNLISESSVTVTAENNAEIIFDYVHKDAREVTVRDITEDGKVLGEFTETDFDILVGEKISYTAGEYEGYEVVGTKEKTITVDTDNAKNIIEFTYRKKIVVPVEKVNISVEHIGTDGVVLNQESKSVEKGSTVTEKSLDFSDRGYELVGESNQTIKADKNTTITFKYKKIETKPVAETVNVWIKYVVNDGFLIEDENKMVEKGKPFKVEAKDFTEKGYILDDEATKEVTTEVGTTVTFKYKRIDPLEGMAVLTTKYVDEAGNEIHESKKEDVKIGYTYVTYPIDIVGYKEIDYKGRIGKMVAGGMTETIVYKKIGDVN, from the coding sequence ATGAATAGGTTTGATCATAAAAAATTGATGCAACAAAAGAAACGTCATAAAAACTATGCAAGAATTACTGTTTTAACAAGTTTAGGATTAGGCGTAGTGCTTGCTAATTCAACAACTGTTAAAGCAGAGGATAAAGAGTGGGCACCGAACACTTCAACAACAATTAAACAAGGTGATAAACAATATACAATTAAGTGGGGAGATTATTTAGAATTAATTTCTAGAGACTCGGGATTAACAATTGGAACTTTGATGAAATTAAACGATTCTATTATTGATGCTAACCTTATTTATGAAGGAAATATTATTTTCTTTGGTGATGGTGTGAATGCTGTGGTTAAAGATTCTAAAGGAAACATAATAGCAAAAACTCCATTGACTCCAGCTGATAAAGAAGGAATTAAAAAAGCTGATGCTCAAAAAGTTAATCGTGCAACTAAAATAAATTCTAAAAAAAATAAAGATTCTAAGATAATAGTAAATGATAATGGGGATGGAACAGGGACAGTAACTAAACCGGTTAAACCAATAAAACCTGACCCAAACAAACCAAAACCACCAGTGAAACCAGATGTTAAAGAAGTGTCTATGAAAATTTACTATTTACAAGTAGCTTCTAAAGATAACTTAGAGGAAGCAGTAGTGTTAAAAGAAGAAACAGTTAAAGCAAAGAAAGGTGAAAAAATCACTATTAAAGCCAAAGAGTTTGACAACATGAATTTAATTAGTGAGTCTTCTGTAACTGTAACAGCTGAGAACAATGCAGAAATTATTTTTGATTATGTTCATAAGGATGCTAGAGAAGTTACTGTTAGAGATATAACAGAAGATGGAAAAGTTCTAGGCGAATTTACTGAGACTGATTTTGATATTTTAGTAGGTGAAAAAATCTCTTATACTGCTGGTGAATATGAGGGCTATGAAGTTGTTGGGACAAAAGAAAAAACTATAACAGTTGATACAGACAATGCTAAGAATATAATTGAATTTACTTACCGTAAGAAAATAGTTGTACCAGTAGAAAAAGTAAATATATCAGTTGAACATATAGGAACTGATGGAGTAGTTTTAAATCAAGAATCTAAATCGGTAGAAAAGGGTTCTACAGTTACGGAGAAATCTTTAGATTTTTCTGACAGAGGTTATGAATTAGTAGGAGAATCAAATCAAACAATCAAAGCAGATAAAAATACAACGATTACCTTTAAATACAAAAAAATAGAGACTAAACCAGTAGCAGAAACTGTAAATGTTTGGATAAAATATGTAGTTAATGATGGATTCCTTATAGAAGATGAAAATAAAATGGTCGAAAAAGGTAAACCATTTAAGGTCGAAGCTAAAGACTTTACAGAAAAAGGTTATATCTTAGATGATGAAGCAACGAAAGAAGTTACAACAGAAGTAGGGACAACGGTTACTTTCAAGTATAAGAGAATTGATCCATTAGAAGGAATGGCAGTTTTAACAACTAAATATGTTGATGAAGCTGGAAATGAAATTCATGAATCTAAAAAAGAAGATGTGAAAATTGGGTATACATACGTAACATACCCAATTGATATTGTTGGATATAAAGAAATAGACTACAAAGGTAGAATTGGAAAAATGGTAGCAGGTGGAATGACAGAAACAATTGTTTATAAAAAAATAGGTGACGTAAATTAA
- a CDS encoding ABC transporter ATP-binding protein: MAKRNTYQTDEELSKSFSWQDYKRLGTYIKPYKKAVIGILLIIVIANLVGMLGPYFMKLTIDEFIPNKEKVKLLQMGAVYLVSLLIISWCMRYRILKITELGQKILKDMRADIFTHIQKLPFSYYDSKPHGKILIRVVNYINTLSDLLSNGLINFLSDIINMLITLVVMFMIDVKLALYSLIFLPLLIIATFVIQRFQRVAYQTLSNKQSNLTAYIHESIAGVRITQSFTKEEKKQEIFEDLSNQYRTSWMKAVQIMRLLWPAVELTSVFTICFLYYIGAKQIGIEVTTGTLIAFMAYMTNFWNPIINIGNFYNQLVTATAYLERIFETLDEEPLIKDKENAIELPPIKGDVVFNQVVFQYETEGAKILNGLDFKVEAGKSIALVGPTGAGKTTVINLINRFYDVTDGSVMIDGINVEDVQLLSLRKQIGVMLQDTFIFSGTILENIRYGKLDATRDEIIEASRLVRAHDFIEKLPNGYDTIVEERGSTLSSGQQQLISFARVLLADPKILILDEATANIDTATEELLQIGLNELLKNRTSFIIAHRLSTIKNCDQILVIDGGRVKEKGSHEELLQTKGHYANLYNSQFENK, encoded by the coding sequence ATGGCAAAAAGAAACACATATCAAACAGACGAAGAGTTAAGTAAATCATTTAGTTGGCAGGACTATAAACGATTGGGAACGTATATTAAACCATACAAAAAAGCTGTTATTGGAATTCTTCTGATTATAGTTATTGCTAATTTAGTGGGGATGTTAGGACCTTACTTTATGAAACTAACCATCGATGAGTTTATTCCTAATAAAGAAAAAGTAAAGTTACTACAAATGGGAGCAGTTTATTTAGTTTCTCTATTAATCATTTCATGGTGCATGAGATATCGCATTTTAAAAATCACTGAATTGGGACAAAAAATATTAAAAGACATGCGTGCAGATATTTTTACTCATATTCAGAAATTACCTTTTTCGTATTATGATTCAAAACCTCATGGGAAAATCTTGATTCGTGTGGTGAATTACATTAATACATTAAGCGATTTATTGAGTAATGGCTTAATTAATTTTTTATCAGACATTATTAATATGCTGATTACGCTAGTAGTGATGTTTATGATTGATGTGAAATTAGCACTATATAGTTTGATATTTTTACCATTATTAATTATTGCGACCTTTGTCATTCAACGATTTCAACGAGTCGCTTATCAAACCCTAAGCAATAAGCAATCTAATTTAACAGCCTATATTCATGAAAGCATTGCAGGGGTTCGGATTACACAATCATTTACGAAAGAGGAAAAGAAACAAGAAATTTTTGAAGACTTATCGAATCAATACCGTACTTCTTGGATGAAGGCTGTTCAGATTATGAGGTTACTATGGCCAGCAGTTGAGCTGACTTCGGTCTTTACGATTTGTTTTCTCTACTATATAGGAGCCAAACAAATTGGGATTGAAGTGACAACAGGAACGTTAATTGCGTTTATGGCGTACATGACTAATTTTTGGAACCCAATTATTAATATTGGTAATTTTTACAATCAACTGGTGACTGCTACTGCGTATTTAGAACGTATTTTTGAGACATTGGATGAAGAACCTTTGATTAAAGATAAGGAAAATGCTATTGAATTACCACCAATCAAAGGAGATGTTGTCTTCAATCAGGTAGTATTCCAGTATGAAACAGAGGGTGCTAAAATTTTAAATGGTTTAGATTTTAAAGTGGAAGCAGGAAAGAGTATTGCTTTAGTCGGTCCGACTGGTGCAGGAAAAACGACAGTCATTAATTTGATTAATCGTTTTTATGATGTGACAGATGGGTCAGTTATGATTGATGGCATTAATGTGGAAGATGTCCAACTATTATCGTTAAGAAAACAAATTGGTGTTATGTTACAAGACACATTTATCTTCTCAGGTACGATATTAGAAAACATCCGCTATGGAAAATTAGATGCTACAAGAGATGAAATAATCGAAGCAAGCCGTCTAGTTAGAGCGCATGACTTTATCGAAAAACTACCTAATGGCTACGATACAATCGTCGAAGAAAGAGGAAGTACTTTATCTAGTGGACAGCAACAGTTAATTTCATTCGCGAGAGTCTTACTAGCTGATCCGAAGATTTTAATTTTGGATGAAGCTACAGCGAATATTGATACAGCAACAGAAGAACTTCTGCAAATTGGGTTAAATGAGTTGTTAAAAAATAGAACGTCTTTCATTATAGCTCACCGCTTATCAACGATTAAAAATTGTGATCAGATACTAGTCATTGATGGTGGTAGAGTAAAAGAAAAAGGCTCACACGAAGAGCTGTTACAAACTAAGGGTCATTATGCTAATCTTTATAATTCTCAATTTGAAAATAAATAA
- a CDS encoding DUF6681 family protein, which translates to MEALTAILLANIGKFLNYLNINPRLQNKIMTIVSIFPTLYILRIVRGYFSNDNYVKGSIYLIIFIVLTYFIIINFVYYFKNRKVKWDVTNLIEDIVPEDLTFDNPDNILKTTATSGLQGKKLPLIFNEDSPILIEQVIEELIRDGKIQKQDLEVNDYLIGKYELIPFYKIRNQALWIGSSYRDMKEVAKIKLSSDADTLIPLGVFILGGTYQIDGITYKEPYTVQLRVKGEEDSLEGMTRSSRSKK; encoded by the coding sequence ATGGAAGCACTAACCGCCATACTCTTAGCCAATATTGGTAAGTTTTTAAATTACTTGAACATTAATCCAAGACTACAAAATAAAATTATGACAATCGTAAGTATTTTCCCAACACTTTACATTTTACGTATCGTTCGTGGGTATTTCTCAAATGACAACTATGTTAAAGGATCCATCTATTTAATTATTTTCATTGTATTAACTTACTTTATTATCATCAATTTCGTTTACTATTTTAAAAATCGAAAAGTGAAGTGGGATGTGACAAATTTAATTGAAGACATTGTTCCAGAAGATTTAACCTTTGATAATCCTGATAATATTTTAAAAACGACTGCTACTAGTGGTTTACAAGGAAAAAAATTACCTTTAATCTTTAATGAGGATAGTCCTATTCTTATTGAACAAGTTATCGAAGAATTAATTCGTGACGGAAAAATCCAAAAACAAGATTTAGAAGTCAATGATTACTTAATCGGAAAATACGAATTGATCCCTTTTTACAAAATAAGAAATCAAGCGCTTTGGATTGGTAGTAGTTACCGTGATATGAAGGAAGTTGCTAAAATTAAGCTCTCTAGTGACGCTGACACGCTTATTCCTCTTGGTGTCTTTATCTTAGGAGGAACCTATCAAATTGATGGTATCACCTATAAAGAACCTTATACAGTCCAATTACGAGTTAAAGGCGAGGAAGATAGTCTTGAAGGAATGACGCGCTCCTCTCGAAGTAAAAAATAG
- a CDS encoding NUDIX hydrolase yields the protein MIKVNIYELGEIEDNFLDFAVIFTRYKNKNVYVRHKERTTFEIPGGHRELNETIEACAKRELEEETGAKKYTIVAKFIYGVEKNRKEDFGQVFLAEVEEFDTQLTHEIEEVMCLKGEPEEYTYPLIQPVILTEMLKRNK from the coding sequence ATGATAAAAGTCAATATTTATGAATTAGGAGAAATTGAGGATAACTTTCTTGATTTTGCAGTCATCTTTACTAGGTACAAAAATAAGAATGTTTATGTTCGGCATAAAGAAAGAACAACATTTGAAATTCCAGGTGGACATCGAGAGTTAAATGAGACGATTGAAGCTTGTGCTAAAAGGGAGTTAGAAGAAGAGACTGGTGCTAAAAAATATACTATTGTGGCAAAGTTTATTTACGGTGTTGAAAAAAATAGAAAAGAAGATTTCGGACAAGTATTTTTGGCAGAGGTTGAAGAATTTGATACTCAATTGACCCATGAAATAGAAGAAGTCATGTGTTTAAAAGGAGAACCAGAGGAATATACCTATCCTTTGATACAGCCTGTGATTTTGACTGAGATGTTAAAGCGGAATAAATGA
- a CDS encoding YdcF family protein, with translation MLILGAQVKGKTKEDAYPSVVLRERLDTAAAYLEEYPEAVVIVCGGQGADEPDSEANVMKNYLIKQGIPKNKIIMEDTSTRTKENILNAQKKQPLNNTVIVTSDFHVFRAKLLAKRLGIESVSGLPAVSNNSAIFKSYTREIIALAYGLLFDW, from the coding sequence GTGTTGATTTTAGGCGCTCAAGTTAAAGGCAAAACAAAAGAAGATGCTTATCCTAGTGTTGTTTTAAGAGAACGATTAGACACTGCTGCAGCCTACTTAGAAGAATACCCAGAGGCAGTCGTGATTGTTTGTGGTGGTCAAGGAGCCGATGAACCAGATAGTGAAGCAAATGTCATGAAAAATTATCTCATCAAACAAGGTATTCCTAAAAATAAGATTATTATGGAAGACACTTCTACTCGAACAAAGGAAAATATTCTAAACGCCCAAAAGAAGCAACCTCTCAACAATACTGTTATTGTGACAAGTGATTTTCATGTCTTTCGCGCTAAATTACTGGCTAAACGATTAGGTATCGAGTCTGTTAGTGGCTTACCTGCTGTCTCAAATAATTCTGCTATTTTTAAGAGCTACACACGGGAGATTATCGCCTTAGCTTACGGCTTACTTTTTGATTGGTAA
- a CDS encoding InlB B-repeat-containing protein, producing MKEKSVESEVKVEQIDNKEEAGKTMDSTTSTSTAKEEVVEQPKSEEKTEVSSNEKTEVSSSEKKELTSSEKTIKNDGDVASKETSSTKEKIPTEKSTMNSDTSKQVRSEKESVQTNDFVALDVFKDDTLRKYISTYFDKDGDGKLSEKELSKIKTLYLPYGTKTMEGVKYLTSLETLDVKKTGLSAIDVNGMKNLTSISFLGNKDLKTLDLRNTPNLISAWHSINQEVVYISAGMLNYIGCYNVKDHTGNIVIDLNGHYTLDKNGNKIVNMEDIISANLLSVFKKNKQSGFDTKTNILIIPAGEVKSIFTAGKDNDGNPSKWTFFTNLNALDDIVVTFNSNGGTIIEGQTIEKGGVAIYPVIPIKQGFIFSDWYKDKELTLKWDFLSKITEDLTLFAKWVPEKVAPPKKITQSEIKVDQVSREVKDIEVNKASILPTELPKTGEKNNSIIFVAIGTLMSSIGAIIFRKK from the coding sequence GTGAAAGAAAAAAGTGTTGAATCAGAAGTTAAAGTAGAACAAATAGATAATAAAGAAGAAGCTGGAAAAACTATGGATTCTACCACGTCTACGTCAACAGCAAAAGAAGAAGTAGTAGAACAACCTAAATCAGAAGAAAAAACTGAAGTATCGAGCAATGAAAAAACTGAAGTGTCAAGCAGTGAAAAAAAAGAACTAACTAGTTCAGAAAAAACGATAAAAAATGATGGAGATGTAGCTTCAAAAGAAACATCATCGACAAAAGAAAAAATACCAACTGAAAAATCGACAATGAATAGTGACACTTCAAAACAAGTTCGGTCAGAGAAAGAAAGTGTTCAGACTAATGATTTTGTTGCATTAGATGTTTTTAAGGATGATACACTTAGAAAGTATATATCAACTTATTTTGATAAAGATGGTGATGGCAAATTATCAGAAAAGGAATTATCTAAAATAAAAACATTGTATTTACCTTATGGCACAAAAACTATGGAAGGGGTTAAATATTTAACGAGTCTAGAAACATTAGACGTAAAAAAAACAGGCTTATCAGCAATAGATGTTAACGGTATGAAAAATTTAACATCTATTTCATTTTTAGGGAATAAGGACTTAAAAACATTAGATTTAAGAAATACTCCTAACTTAATTTCTGCTTGGCATTCTATTAATCAAGAAGTAGTTTATATTTCTGCGGGAATGCTTAATTATATAGGATGTTACAATGTTAAAGATCATACAGGTAATATTGTTATTGATCTGAACGGACATTACACATTAGATAAGAATGGAAATAAAATAGTCAATATGGAAGATATCATTTCAGCTAATCTTTTAAGTGTGTTTAAAAAAAATAAACAATCTGGATTTGATACAAAAACAAACATATTGATTATACCCGCAGGTGAAGTGAAGTCAATTTTTACTGCAGGGAAAGATAATGATGGTAATCCTTCTAAGTGGACCTTCTTTACAAATTTAAATGCATTAGATGATATTGTTGTTACGTTTAACTCAAATGGTGGGACAATTATAGAAGGTCAGACTATTGAAAAGGGAGGAGTGGCAATATATCCAGTAATCCCGATAAAACAAGGATTTATATTTTCAGATTGGTATAAGGATAAGGAGCTGACATTGAAATGGGACTTTTTGTCAAAAATAACGGAAGATCTCACTTTATTTGCCAAATGGGTTCCGGAAAAGGTTGCACCTCCTAAAAAGATAACACAATCAGAAATAAAAGTAGATCAAGTTTCTAGAGAAGTGAAAGATATAGAAGTTAATAAAGCAAGTATCTTACCTACTGAGTTGCCAAAAACAGGTGAGAAAAATAATTCTATTATTTTTGTAGCTATAGGAACTTTAATGTCTTCAATAGGAGCAATAATTTTTAGAAAGAAATAA
- a CDS encoding DJ-1/PfpI family protein: MNKKALVLLYEGMSLSEVTLLTDYLTVFQPCGEWWTIDMVGANKKVPIKTEDSFLILPNKEYEEVVFSEYQVIILTGIMNPYPIAEDEALINFLKPLVEMETRPLIAAISSAPMLLAKAGILKGVAFTSGLFEETLNEFSFFEKEKIVRQPLVYDESAGVVTAIGFAYREFAVKVAQLLGFDLADTSFSGPRKDRAYTPEELTFYMYPEVSK, from the coding sequence ATGAACAAGAAAGCACTAGTTTTACTGTATGAAGGGATGTCTCTAAGCGAGGTTACGTTATTAACGGATTATTTGACTGTTTTTCAGCCATGTGGTGAGTGGTGGACAATTGATATGGTAGGAGCCAACAAAAAGGTTCCGATAAAAACAGAAGATAGTTTTTTGATCTTACCTAACAAAGAATATGAAGAGGTTGTTTTTTCTGAATATCAAGTGATCATCTTAACAGGAATTATGAATCCGTATCCTATTGCAGAGGATGAGGCACTAATTAATTTCTTAAAACCTCTTGTAGAGATGGAAACTCGACCATTGATTGCAGCGATATCATCTGCTCCTATGCTCCTCGCAAAAGCTGGTATTTTGAAAGGTGTTGCCTTCACATCAGGTCTTTTTGAAGAAACCTTAAATGAATTTTCTTTCTTTGAAAAGGAAAAGATAGTTAGACAACCTCTTGTTTATGATGAATCTGCTGGAGTAGTGACAGCTATTGGATTTGCTTATCGTGAATTTGCAGTGAAAGTTGCTCAATTATTGGGATTTGATTTGGCTGATACTTCCTTTTCTGGTCCAAGGAAAGATAGAGCATATACGCCAGAAGAATTAACCTTTTATATGTATCCCGAGGTGTCAAAATGA
- a CDS encoding DUF6483 family protein yields MMEEDFIMRQIKLVGEGIAVLLKKDISQDTLGEIQREDGSFTSRYDLVLDYLNEGRINEAFLLINSLKYKMSYYDFEQTSSWFCRLLREYQTRNPEQLTEKTYLSYKEKLNDLL; encoded by the coding sequence ATGATGGAAGAAGACTTTATTATGCGTCAAATAAAATTAGTAGGGGAAGGCATTGCTGTTCTGCTGAAAAAAGATATCTCACAAGATACTTTAGGTGAAATTCAAAGAGAAGATGGTTCTTTCACGTCTCGATACGACCTTGTTTTAGATTATTTAAATGAAGGTAGAATAAACGAGGCTTTTTTACTCATCAACTCTCTAAAATATAAAATGTCCTACTATGACTTTGAACAAACATCTAGTTGGTTTTGCCGATTATTAAGAGAGTATCAAACACGTAATCCTGAACAACTCACAGAAAAAACTTATCTATCCTATAAAGAAAAATTAAATGATTTACTATAA
- a CDS encoding NUDIX domain-containing protein, producing the protein MKIKTYELDEIADELLIIAMIVTKCNQKNVYVRHRERKTYEVPGGHRELNESIEDCAKRELMEETGATEFVIKPIFTLGIEENGIEDYGQLFIAEVEEFASELEYEMEEVLCIDGEPREYTYPSIQLAIKEELIKRGVKY; encoded by the coding sequence ATGAAAATAAAAACGTATGAACTTGATGAAATAGCTGACGAGCTACTAATTATTGCGATGATTGTTACCAAGTGTAATCAAAAAAATGTTTATGTACGTCATAGAGAAAGAAAAACATATGAAGTCCCTGGTGGACATCGGGAATTGAATGAATCAATAGAAGATTGTGCGAAAAGGGAATTAATGGAAGAAACAGGTGCGACGGAGTTTGTAATTAAACCTATATTTACATTAGGAATCGAAGAGAACGGTATAGAAGATTATGGGCAGCTATTTATAGCAGAAGTTGAAGAATTTGCGAGTGAGTTAGAATATGAGATGGAAGAAGTTTTATGTATTGATGGAGAACCTAGGGAATACACGTATCCTTCTATCCAATTAGCAATAAAAGAAGAACTCATAAAAAGAGGTGTTAAATATTAA
- a CDS encoding MerR family transcriptional regulator, with amino-acid sequence MRIGQFIEEMKTTKETIRYYIDEKLMTPKKVDGRYEFTEKDKKDFKSIRELREMGLSIRVIKEIKKNKEFCDTKKQWESNLNIIDSELVKIEIELERLSNEKIALINAKKKLKNKL; translated from the coding sequence ATGCGAATAGGTCAATTTATTGAAGAAATGAAAACAACTAAGGAAACCATCAGATATTATATAGATGAGAAACTAATGACACCTAAAAAGGTAGATGGAAGGTATGAGTTTACTGAAAAAGATAAAAAGGATTTTAAAAGTATTAGAGAGCTTAGGGAAATGGGATTATCTATCAGAGTGATTAAAGAAATCAAAAAGAATAAAGAGTTTTGCGATACTAAAAAACAATGGGAATCTAATCTTAATATTATTGACTCTGAATTAGTAAAAATAGAAATCGAATTAGAGAGATTGAGTAATGAAAAAATAGCCTTAATTAATGCTAAAAAGAAATTAAAAAACAAACTATGA